The following nucleotide sequence is from Mesorhizobium sp. J8.
CCTTCAATCGCGATGCCACCGGCGCGGTTTCGATCTCGACGATCGACGTCAACGTCGACAGCATCAAGCTGTATGAAGCCGGCACGGCGTCGGGCGTATCGAAGGGCATCCTCGACGCCGACCGCGTCGGTGCGACCGGTGCTGTCACCACTACCGCGCAGAATCCGACCCTGGGTGCGGCAGCGCAGGCGGGCGACACCTATTCGGTAGCCACGATGAAGATCTTCTCCGGCACCACCGCAGCCAGCGATACCCAGATCGCGGAAATGATGAAGGTGGTCGACGCGGCGCTCAAGGATATGACGAACGCCGCCACCAAGCTCGGCGCCGCCAAGAGCTCGATCGACCTGCAGAAGACCTTCACCTCGAGCCTGATGGACTCCATCGATCGCGGCGTCGGCCAGCTCGTCGATGCCGACATGAACAAGGAATCGACCCGCCTCCAGGCGCTGCAGGTGCAGCAGCAGCTCGGCGTCCAGGCGCTGTCGATCGCCAACGGCTCGTCGCAGTCGATCCTGTCGCTCTTCCGCGGCTGATCGCCCTATACTGACCAGGCCAAAGCACCGGGCCGCGCCAAAAGCGCGGCCCGGTTTTTTATTGGGGCGGTTCGCCGTTTCACGGAAACGGTGAACCGCTCCATTCCTATTTGCTTTGAAGCAATTCCGGACGGAAAACCGTTTCACACTTTCCTGGAATTGCTTTGCTCAAGGTCCGCGCAACCTTCGCCTCTTAACTTCCCGAAAGCCTGCTTTTAACAGGCCATTAACCATATCGCGCTAGGTATGGTTAACCAATGACTTACGACAGGTTGCCGACTCGGCCCGACCGGCACGATCGCAACCGATGGGCAGGTTGAGACCCGGCCTGCGTGGCATGCCGGCCTTTGAGAAGGAGCGAGTTTCTTGGCAAGCATCATGACGAACGCTGCGGCGTTGACTGCACTTCAAAGTCTCAACGCCACCAACAAATCGCTCGAGCAGACGCAGGCCCGGATTTCGACCGGCTACCGGGTCTCGGAGGCCTCCGACAACGCCGCCTATTGGTCGATCGCCACCACGATGCGCTCAGACAACTCGGCGCTGTCGACGGTGCAGGACGCGCTCGGCCTCGGCGCCTCGAAGGTCGACACCGCCTATACCGGCATGAACAACGTCCTTTCGACGATCGGCCAGATCAAGACCAAGCTACTGTCGGCGGTGGGCCAGTCGGATGCCAACAAGGCCAAGACGCAGACCGAAATTACCGCGCTGCAGGCGCAGATGAAATCCTTCGCCGACGCGGCCACCTTCTCTGGCTCGAATTATCTTTCGGTCACGTCCACGCAAGTCGCAACCAACAATGACGGCGTCCAGCCGGACGCCAAGATCGTCTCCTCGTTCAACCGCTCTTCGTCGGGCGCCATCTCGCTCGGAACCATCGACATCAACGTCGAGAGCACCAAGCTGTTCGATTCCGGTCTCTCCACCGCCGTCAAGAACCAGGGCATTCTCGATCGCCAGACGTCGATCTATGCCACCGCCGCGGACCAGTCGGCATACGACGCCGCCTACGCGGCCTCGATCGCCGCCGGCGGCACCGACATCGCCGCCAACACCGCCGGCCAAGCCGCGGTGACGGGCACGCCGGTCAAGATCGACAACGTCTCCGCCTTCAATCTCGACATCACGGCGACGGGCGTGACCGACGACATCATCACGCAGATGGTCACCAAGATCGACAACGTCATGAGCCAGCTTACGGACGCCGCCACCGTGCTCGGCGCCGCCAAGAGCTCGATCGACCTGCAGAAGACCTTCACGCAGAGCCTGATGGACTCCATCGATCGCGGCGTCGGCCAGCTCGTCGATGCCGACATGAACAAGGAATCCACCCGCCTGCAGGCTCTCCAGGTCCAGCAGCAGCTCGGCATCCAGTCCCTGTCGATCGCCAACAGCTCCTCGCAGTCGATCCTGCAGCTGTTCAAGAACGGCTAAGCCGCCCGATCACCATCGACCGACGAAAGGCCGCGTCCAAAGCGCGGCCTTTTGCGTTGGTGGCAAGAAGATAACCTTTCGATACTTGCAGACCCCTCGGCGGCACGCCCTATCATCCTCGCACAAGCTTCGCGGTCTAGTCTTCCGGCGGACAGTCATGCTGGGAGCGGTTGAATCGTGCCGGAACAGATCCAGGGCATCATCGCGAATTTGAAGAGCTTCGGCGTGAGACGCCTGGCGCTCATGGGCGGCATCGCGGCCCTGGTCATGGCCGTCATCGGCATCGCGTCCGTCTATCTCAACCGTCCGGCCTATGAGACGCTCTATGTCGGCCTCGAGCGTTCCGACGTCAACCAGATCGGCCTGGTGCTGGCCGATGCCGGCATCGGTTTCGATGTCGGCTCCGACGGCACCTCCGTGCTGGTGCCGGCCGGAACCACCGCGCAGGCCCGCATGCTGCTTGCCGAGAAGGGCCTGCCGACCAGCGCCAATGCCGGCTATGAGCTGTTCGACAATGTCGGCTCGCTCGGCCTCACCTCCTTCATGCAGCAGATCACCCGCGTGCGTGCGCTGGAAGGCGAGATCGCGCGCACCATCCAGTCAATCTCCGGCGTCAAGGCGGCGCGCGTCCACATCGTCATGTCCGAGCGCGCCAATTTTCGCCGCGACGAGCAACAGCCCTCCGCCTCGGTGGTCATCCGCTATGCCGGCAACGATGCCGAAAAGAGCGCCATGTCGATCCGCCACCTCGTCGCCGCGGCTGTTCCGGGCCTGTCGGCCGACAAAGTCACGGTGCTCGATTCCAACGGCAATCTTTTGGCCGCCGGCGACGACCCGTCCAACACCAGCGCGGCGCGCACCCTCGGCGTCGAGCAGACGGTCGAGGCGCAGATCGGCGACAACATCCGCCGCGCGCTCACTCCCTATCTCGGCCCGGACAATTTCCGCGCCAGCGTCAAGGCCGACGTCAACACCGACAGCCGCCAGACCGAGGAGACAATCTTCGATCCGAACTCGCGCGTCGAGCGTTCGGTGCAGTCGGTGAAGACCAATGAGGCGAGCAACCAGAAGCAGGCCTCGACCCCGACCAGCGTCGAGCAGAACCTGCCCGAGACGCAGACCACCACCACCGAGGGACCGCAATCCTCCTCGCAGAACGACCGCAAGGAAGAGATCACCAACTACGAGATCAACTCGAAGAAGATCGCGACCGTTTCGAACGGCTACACGGTCAACAAGATGTCGATCGCGGTCGTCGTCAACCAGGATCGTCTGAAGACCATCCTTGGCAAGGACGCCACCCCGGAGCAGATCGCCAAGCGCGTCGCCGATATCCAGAAGATGGTCGCCTCGGCGACCGGCTTCGACGACAAGCGCGGCGACGTCATCGACGTGTCGGCGGTCGAGTTCATCAACGGCCTCGACGGCGAGCCGATCGAACAGCCGGGTATCCTGGCCTCGATCGGCACCTATACCGGCACGCTGATCAATGCCGCTGCCTTCATTGTCGTCGTCTTCCTGGTGGCCTTCTTCGGCCTGAAGCCGATGGCCGCCGCGCTGACGGCGTCGGCGAAGCCCGCGGCCATTGCCGGACCGAGCTTCGACGACGTGCAGCGTTCGTTGCCGACGCCCGACGCGCCAGTCGCCGCGATCACCGCCGAGGCTCCGGCCGGCGCCCAGTCTGGCGCGCGCGCCGGCGCAACCCCGCTCGACGACCTGCGTCAGAAGATCCGGCCGGCGCCGCAGGAGCGGCTTGCCCGCATGGTCGACCTCAACGAGGAGCGCACCGCGCAGATCCTGCGCAAATGGGCGGCAGCCCCGGAAGCCGTGGGTTAGGCCAATGGCTTCCGCAGCCCTCTTCGATCTCCTGCCCGATTTCGGGTCGCGGACCTCGGCACCCAGCCAGGCGCCGAAGGATCGCGACGTCCAACATGTTCCGGCCGCGCCGGCGCCGCAGGCCGACATCGGCGCGCTGATCGCAGAGGCGGTGGCTGACGCGGAGGCGGCGCTCGAAGCGCGCCTTGCGCTCTCCCACCAGGCGGCGCTCGACGCTGAGCGCCAGGCCAATGACGAAGCCGCGAAAGCGTTCCTCGAAAGCTTCGGCGGCGATCTCGGTGCCGCCGTCGCGACGCGCATCGAAGCCATGGAGCGGCGCGTTGCCGAGCTTGCCGGCGCGACCGTCGCCCGCATCGTCAGCGGCCTTCTCAGCGACGACCTGCAGCAACGGTCGCTGCAGGCCCTTTCGCAAGCCATCAGCGCCGCGGTCGCCGACAGCGAGGCCGTGCGCATCGGCGTCCGGGGCCCGCTCTCGCTGTTCGAGCCGTTGAAGGCGGCGCTCGGGTCCCGCGCCGCCAATCTCGACTTCACCGAGGCGCCGGGCTTCGACCTGACCGTCACCATCGACGAAACTGTGTTCGAGACGCGTATCGCCGAGTGGTCGGCGTCCTTGTCTGAGGTCCTGTCATGAGCGCCGTCGACCACGCCGACCCCCGGCACGAGATCATCATCGTCAAGCGCAATCACGACGGTCATGACGACGGTCACCATGGCGGCGTGTGGAAGATCGCTTTCGCGGACTTCATGACGGCGATGATGTGCTTCTTCCTCGTCATGTGGCTGATCAACGCCGCCAATGAGCAGACCAAGGCAGCCGTCGCCAGCTATTTCAATCCGGTCGAGCTGATCGACCGCAACTCCAGCCGCAAGGGCCTGGAAGACCTCGGTGACGGCCCGAGCAAGGTCGGGCTGACCGCGGACAACCCGCAGCAGGGCGCGACCAAGGCGGGCGACGACGGCAAGGGCGGCGCGGGTTCCTCCGAACGCCGCCAGACGAAGGACGGGGCGCAGGATGCCCAACTGTCCGATGAGAAGCTGTTTGCGGATCCCTACGCGGTGCTGGCGGAGATCGCCGCCGATACGGGCGTGATGCAGAATGTCAGCGCCAAGGGCGAAGGCGGCGCCCAGACGGCCGGTCCGGCGACCGGCGCCTCCGGCGGCGAATCCTACCGCGATCCCTTCGCGCCGGATTTCTGGTCGCAGCAGGTGGCGGCGCCCGACGCCGAGGCAACCGCCGAGCGCGCCAGGATCGACGGTGATCCGGCCAAGCCCGGCGAGAAAGTCGCCACCGTCGCGGTGCCGAAGGTGAAGGCCGTTCCGGCTGCACCTGCGCTCACGGCCGCGCCGCTGGAGCCGCTGGCGACCCCGGAAGGCACCGACGCCAGGAGCGGGCAAAACACAGCGTCGGGCAAGGCCGAGAAGCCGTCGAACGAAGCGTCCGGGAGCGACAAGGCACAGGATCGGAAAGCACAAGCCGACAAGCGCGAGGCAGCGGCCGGCGACGCCAAGGCCGAGGCGGCGGAGGCGAAAAAGGCCGAACAAG
It contains:
- a CDS encoding flagellin, with the protein product MASIMTNASALTALQSLNATQKALDTTQSRISTGYRVSQASDNAAYWSIATTMRSDNQAMSTVSDALGLGASKVDTAYTGMDSAISTINQIQQKLTASYGQTDASKEKTQVEIAALQNQLKAYADGATFSGTNMLSVNSGATATSAADVKIVSAFNRDATGAVSISTIDVNVDSIKLYEAGTASGVSKGILDADRVGATGAVTTTAQNPTLGAAAQAGDTYSVATMKIFSGTTAASDTQIAEMMKVVDAALKDMTNAATKLGAAKSSIDLQKTFTSSLMDSIDRGVGQLVDADMNKESTRLQALQVQQQLGVQALSIANGSSQSILSLFRG
- a CDS encoding flagellin, producing the protein MASIMTNAAALTALQSLNATNKSLEQTQARISTGYRVSEASDNAAYWSIATTMRSDNSALSTVQDALGLGASKVDTAYTGMNNVLSTIGQIKTKLLSAVGQSDANKAKTQTEITALQAQMKSFADAATFSGSNYLSVTSTQVATNNDGVQPDAKIVSSFNRSSSGAISLGTIDINVESTKLFDSGLSTAVKNQGILDRQTSIYATAADQSAYDAAYAASIAAGGTDIAANTAGQAAVTGTPVKIDNVSAFNLDITATGVTDDIITQMVTKIDNVMSQLTDAATVLGAAKSSIDLQKTFTQSLMDSIDRGVGQLVDADMNKESTRLQALQVQQQLGIQSLSIANSSSQSILQLFKNG
- the fliF gene encoding flagellar basal-body MS-ring/collar protein FliF, coding for MPEQIQGIIANLKSFGVRRLALMGGIAALVMAVIGIASVYLNRPAYETLYVGLERSDVNQIGLVLADAGIGFDVGSDGTSVLVPAGTTAQARMLLAEKGLPTSANAGYELFDNVGSLGLTSFMQQITRVRALEGEIARTIQSISGVKAARVHIVMSERANFRRDEQQPSASVVIRYAGNDAEKSAMSIRHLVAAAVPGLSADKVTVLDSNGNLLAAGDDPSNTSAARTLGVEQTVEAQIGDNIRRALTPYLGPDNFRASVKADVNTDSRQTEETIFDPNSRVERSVQSVKTNEASNQKQASTPTSVEQNLPETQTTTTEGPQSSSQNDRKEEITNYEINSKKIATVSNGYTVNKMSIAVVVNQDRLKTILGKDATPEQIAKRVADIQKMVASATGFDDKRGDVIDVSAVEFINGLDGEPIEQPGILASIGTYTGTLINAAAFIVVVFLVAFFGLKPMAAALTASAKPAAIAGPSFDDVQRSLPTPDAPVAAITAEAPAGAQSGARAGATPLDDLRQKIRPAPQERLARMVDLNEERTAQILRKWAAAPEAVG
- a CDS encoding MotB family protein, with the protein product MSAVDHADPRHEIIIVKRNHDGHDDGHHGGVWKIAFADFMTAMMCFFLVMWLINAANEQTKAAVASYFNPVELIDRNSSRKGLEDLGDGPSKVGLTADNPQQGATKAGDDGKGGAGSSERRQTKDGAQDAQLSDEKLFADPYAVLAEIAADTGVMQNVSAKGEGGAQTAGPATGASGGESYRDPFAPDFWSQQVAAPDAEATAERARIDGDPAKPGEKVATVAVPKVKAVPAAPALTAAPLEPLATPEGTDARSGQNTASGKAEKPSNEASGSDKAQDRKAQADKREAAAGDAKAEAAEAKKAEQGQTTESDKTPSKAALQEAADIKKELAKAFLPGEKLADGVSVEATDKGVVISITDQLDFGMFEIGSAMPRRELVLAMEKIGRIINERKGTITISGHTDARPFRSDTYDNWRLSTARAHSAYYMLVRGGVDESRITEVAGFADRQPKIASDPMAAANRRIEILMTAGG